A single Suricata suricatta isolate VVHF042 chromosome 2, meerkat_22Aug2017_6uvM2_HiC, whole genome shotgun sequence DNA region contains:
- the FAM25A gene encoding protein FAM25A produces MLGGLGKLAAEGLAHRTEKATEEAVHAVEEVVKEVVDHAKEAGEKAIADALKKAHEAGDKAVKEVTETVTNTVTSAVTHAAEGLGKLGQ; encoded by the exons ATGCTGGGAGGCCTGGGGAAGCTTGCTGCCGAGGGCCTGGCCCACCGCACCGAGAAGGCCACTGAGGAAGCTG TTCATGCCGTCGAGGAGGTGGTGAAGGAGGTGGTGGACCACGCCAAGGAGGCTGGAGAGAAAG CCATTGCCGATGCCTTAAAGAAGGCCCATGAGGCAGGGGACAAAGCAGTGAAGGAAGTCACTGAGACAGTGACCAACACAGTCACAAGTGCTGTCACCCACGCGGCGGAAGGCCTGGGCAAGCTGGGACAGTGA
- the ADIRF gene encoding adipogenesis regulatory factor — protein sequence MASKGLQDLKQQVQGAAQEAVTAAGASAQQVVDQATEAGQKAMDQVVKSTQETIDKTANQASETFSGFGKKFGLIK from the exons ATGGCCAGCAAGGGCTTGCAGGACCTGAAGCAGCAAGTGCAGGGGGCGGCCCAGGAAGCAG TGACTGCAGCAGGAGCATCGGCTCAGCAAGTGGTGGACCAGGCCACGGAAGCGGGGCAGAAAG ccaTGGACCAGGTGGTAAAGTCCACCCAGGAAACCATCGACAAGACTGCTAACCAGGCCTCTGAGACTTTCTCAGGTTTCGGGAAAAAATTCGGCCTCATAAAATGA
- the SNCG gene encoding gamma-synuclein, producing the protein MDVFKKGFSIAKEGVVGAVEKTKQGVTEAAEKTKEGVMYVGAKTKENVVQSVTSVAEKTKEQANAVSEAVVTSVNTVAVKTVEEAENIAITSGVVRKEDLEHPAPPQEDKATKVEEEVAEEAKSGGD; encoded by the exons ATGGACGTCTTCAAGAAGGGCTTCTCCATTGCTAAGGAGGGTGTGGTGGGCGCCGTGGAGAAGACCAAGCAGGGGGTGACGGAAGCGGCTGAGAAGACCAAGGAGGGGGTCATGTATGTGG GAGCCAAGACCAAGGAGAATGTTGTGCAGAGTGTGACCTCAG TGGCTGAGAAGACCAAGGAGCAGGCCAACGCTGTGAGTGAGGCTGTGGTCACCAGCGTCAACACAGTGGCCGTCAAGACGGTGGAGGAGGCGGAGAACATCGCCATCACTTCTGGAGTGGTTCGAAAG GAGGACCTGGAGCATCCGGCTCCCCCGCAGGAGGACAAGGCGACCAAAGTGGAAGAGGAAGTGGCCGAGGAG GCCAAGAGTGGAGGAGACTAG